A single Caretta caretta isolate rCarCar2 chromosome 2, rCarCar1.hap1, whole genome shotgun sequence DNA region contains:
- the MC5R gene encoding melanocortin receptor 5, producing MNSSYQLQIPELNLSTFGSNFTVPTVKNKSSPCEQVVIAVEVFLILGIISLLENILVICAIVKNKNLHSPMYFFVCSLAVADMLVSVSNAWETITIYLINNKHLIIEDAFVQHIDNVFDSMICISVVASMCSLLAIAVDRYVTIFYALRYHNIMTVKRSGLIIACIWTFCTGCGIIFILYYESTYVIICLITMFFTMLFLMVSLYIHMFLLARTHVKRIAALPGYNSVHQRTSMKGAITLTMLLGIFIVCWAPFFLHLILMISCPQNLYCVCFMSHFNMYLILIMCNSVIDPLIYAFRSQEMRKTFKEIICCYSLRTACGLPSKY from the coding sequence ATGAACTCATCCTATCAGCTACAAATTCCAGAACTTAACTTGAGTACTTTTGGCAGCAACTTTACGGTGCCTACTGTCAAGAACAAGTCGTCACCATGTGAGCAAGTGGTCATAGCAGTGGAGGTGTTTCTAATCCTGGGCATTATAAGCCTCCTTGAAAATATCTTGGTCATCTGTGCAATAGTTAAGAACAAGAACTTGCACTCACCTATGTATTTCTTTGTGTGCAGTTTAGCAGTAGCTGACATGCTGGTCAGTGTTTCTAACGCTTGGGAGACCATAACGATATATTTAATAAACAATAAGCATCTAATTATTGAAGATGCTTTTGTACAACATATAGATAATGTTTTTGATTCAATGATCTGCATATCTGTGGTGGCTTCCATGTGCAGTTTGCTGGCTATAGCAGTAGACAGGTATGTCACAATTTTCTACGCCCTGCGTTATCACAACATCATGACAGTGAAAAGATCAGGGCTCATCATTGCATGCATATGGACATTTTGCACTGGCTGTGGCATTATCTTCATTCTTTATTATGAATCAACTTACGTTATCATTTGTCTCATCACAATGTTTTTCACCATGCTATTCCTCATGGTCTCTCTGTACATACATATGTTCCTCCTGGCTCGTACTCATGTCAAGAGAATAGCTGCTTTGCCTGGATACAATTCTGTCCATCAAAGGACCAGCATGAAGGGGGCCATCACTCTGACCATGCTACTAGGCATCTTTATTGTTTGTTGGGCTCCATTTTTTCTCCACCTCATCCTGATGATTTCTTGCCCTCAGAACCTCTACTGTGTTTGCTTTATGTCTCACTTCAACATGTACCTCATCCTTATCATGTGTAACTCAGTGATTGATCCCTTGATCTACGCCTTTCGTAGCCAGGAAATGCGGAAGACCTTCAAAGAGATTATTTGTTGCTATAGCCTGAGAACGGCCTGTGGGTTGCCGAGCAAGTATTag